One Micromonospora eburnea genomic region harbors:
- a CDS encoding undecaprenyl-diphosphate phosphatase, giving the protein MTWVEAIVLGIVQGLTEFLPVSSSGHLRITSALFFDRDAGASFTAVTQLGTEAAVLIYFIKDIGRIVRTWFVGMWDRSVRSSLDYRMAWYVIVGTIPIGIFGLLFKDQIRTAGRNLYLISFTLIFFALVLAFAEYWGRQTRTLENFRMRDGVVMGFAQAMALIPGVSRSGGTLTFGLFLNLTRETAARYSFLLAIPAVVISGVFSLPDVFEPSAPGTAAPSVAQMFVATVIAFAIGYAAIAWLLRYVAHHTLYLFVLYRVALGSLLLCLLLTGTISAT; this is encoded by the coding sequence GTGACCTGGGTTGAAGCCATCGTCCTGGGCATCGTCCAGGGGCTCACGGAATTCCTGCCCGTCTCCTCCTCCGGGCACCTGCGGATCACCTCGGCGCTCTTCTTCGACCGGGACGCGGGCGCGTCGTTCACCGCGGTGACCCAGCTCGGCACCGAGGCGGCGGTGCTCATCTACTTCATCAAGGACATCGGGCGGATCGTCCGGACCTGGTTCGTCGGCATGTGGGACCGCTCGGTGCGGTCCAGCCTCGACTACCGCATGGCCTGGTACGTCATCGTCGGCACCATCCCGATCGGCATCTTCGGGCTGCTGTTCAAGGACCAGATCCGCACCGCCGGCCGGAACCTCTACCTGATCTCCTTCACGCTGATCTTCTTCGCGCTGGTGCTGGCCTTCGCCGAATACTGGGGGCGGCAGACCCGCACGCTGGAGAACTTCCGGATGCGCGACGGCGTCGTGATGGGCTTCGCCCAAGCCATGGCGCTGATCCCCGGCGTGTCCCGCTCCGGTGGCACGCTCACCTTCGGCCTCTTCCTCAACCTCACCCGGGAGACGGCGGCCCGGTACTCGTTCCTGCTGGCGATCCCGGCGGTGGTGATCTCCGGGGTCTTCAGCCTCCCGGACGTCTTCGAGCCTTCCGCGCCGGGGACCGCGGCACCGAGCGTGGCCCAGATGTTCGTCGCGACGGTGATCGCCTTCGCCATCGGCTACGCGGCCATCGCCTGGCTGCTGCGCTACGTCGCCCACCACACCCTGTACCTCTTCGTCCTGTACCGGGTGGCGCTCGGCTCGCTGCTCCTCTGCCTGCTCCTCACCGGGACGATCAGCGCGACCTGA